From Deinococcota bacterium, a single genomic window includes:
- a CDS encoding cytochrome c, translated as MRHAYAYRIAYVIAAMLVLTSLFFAWIRSQQIVIVLEEDTLVGEEVTDIADFEWQALGANTYDTNCATCHGSEGQGRDVYPGLQGTPGLLAAEGGRTFLVDIMLYGLESDRHDAAMPAFDTLSDARIAAVLNHTLTSWGNEERLPEDAELYLPGEVAEERGKELSPADVGEMRRQLGP; from the coding sequence ATGCGCCACGCCTACGCCTACCGCATCGCCTACGTCATCGCCGCCATGCTGGTGCTGACCTCGCTCTTTTTCGCCTGGATCCGCAGCCAGCAGATCGTCATCGTGCTCGAGGAGGACACTCTGGTGGGAGAAGAGGTGACAGATATCGCCGACTTCGAGTGGCAGGCCTTGGGCGCCAACACCTACGACACCAACTGCGCCACCTGCCACGGCTCCGAGGGTCAGGGCCGCGACGTCTATCCGGGCCTCCAGGGAACCCCCGGCCTCCTTGCCGCCGAGGGTGGCCGGACCTTCCTCGTCGACATCATGCTCTACGGGCTCGAGAGCGATCGCCATGACGCCGCCATGCCGGCCTTCGACACCCTCTCGGACGCGCGCATAGCCGCCGTCCTCAACCACACGCTCACGAGTTGGGGCAACGAGGAAAGGTTGCCCGAAGACGCCGAACTCTACCTTCCCGGCGAGGTCGCCGAGGAGCGCGGCAAGGAGCTGAGCCCAGCGGACGTTGGCGAGATGCGGCGACAGTTGGGACCCTAG